Sequence from the Aerococcus tenax genome:
TGGTACTGGAAAGTATTCAAAGTGCCTTTAATGATGAAGAAATTAAAACGATTGATCCTAAAGGTGAAAAATTTGATCCTAACTTCCATCAATCCGTTTCATCTGTCCCTGCTAATGACGGTCAAGAATCAGATACTATAGTTGAAGTCTATCAAAAAGGCTATGTCATCAAAGACCGTGTCTTAAGACCAGCTATGGTAGTCGTTGCACAATAATAAAAAAGGAGATAATAAATAATGAGTAAAATTATAGGAATTGACTTAGGAACTACAAACTCTGCCGTTTCAGTATTAGAAGGTGGAGAACCAGTAATCATTACTAACCCAGAAGGCAATCGTACTTCACCCTCTGTAGTAGCTTTTAAAGATGGCGAAATTCAAGTAGGAGAAGTCGCTAAACGCCAAATGGTGACAAACCCGAATACAGTTGCTTCGATTAAACGTCATATGGGGGAATCCGGTTACAAGGTTCATGTCAATGACAAAGATTACACCCCAGAAGAAATTTCTGCTATGATCTTACAATACCTAAAAGGTTACGCAGAAGATTACTTAGGAGAAAGTGTAAGTAAGGCTGTTATTACTGTGCCAGCTTACTTTAATGACGCTCAACGTCAAGCAACCAAAGATGCTGGTAAAATTGCCGGCTTAGAAGTTGAACGGATTGTTAACGAACCTACTGCAGCTGCTTTAGCTTATGGTTTAGACAAAGATGATAAAGATGAACAAATCCTAGTCTTTGACCTAGGTGGCGGGACCTTTGACGTTTCTGTCTTAGAACTCGGTGACGGTGTCTTTGAAGTCTTATCTACTGCCGGCGATAATAAATTAGGTGGGGATGACTTTGACCAACGCATTGTGGATTACTTAGTTGAAGAATTTAAGAAGGATAATGGGATCGATCTTTCCAATGATAAAATGGCTATGCAACGTCTCAAAGATGCTGCAGAAAAAGCGAAAAAGGATTTATCCGGAGTTACTTCTACACAAATCAGCTTACCATTCATCTCTGCTGGTGAAAGTGGCCCATTACACTTAGAATTAACCTTAACTCGGGCAAAATTCAACGAACTTACTGATGACTTAGTTGACCGGACCACTAAACCCGTTCAACAAGCCTTAGCTGACGCTGACTTATCCAAGTCAGATATTGACCAAGTGATTTTAGTTGGTGGTTCTACCCGTATTCCGGCAGTGGTTGACCATGTTAAAGAATTAACTGGCCAAGACCCACACCGTGGTGTTAACCCTGATGAAGTGGTTGCTATGGGTGCTGCTATTCAAGGTGGTGTGATTACTGGTGACGTTAAAGACGTTGTCTTACTCGATGTTACTCCACTATCCTTAGGTATTGAAACCATGGGTGGGGTCTTCACCAAATTAATTGATCGGAACACGACTATCCCAACCTCTAAATCCCAAGTCTTTTCAACGGCTGCAGATAACCAACCCGCTGTAGATATCCACGTTTTACAAGGTGAACGTCCTATGGCTGCTGACAACAAGACTTTAGGTCGTTTCCAATTAACCGATATTAACCCAGCTCCTCGTGGTGTTCCTCAAATCGAAGTGAAATTTGATATTGACAAAAACGGGATCGTTAATGTTTCAGCGACAGACAAAGGCACTGGTAAAGAACAAGCGATTACCATTCAATCTAATTCCGGTTTAACCGATGAAGAAATTGACCGCATGATGAAAGATGCTGAAGCTAACGCTGAAGAAGATAACAAGCGTAAAGAAGAAGCAGAATTGAAGAATGAAGTTGAACAAATCATCCATCAAACTGAAAAAACTACTAAAGATGTTGAAGGTAAAGCAGATCAAGCAGATATTGATAAAGCCAACCAATTAAAAGACGAATTAAAGGCTGCCCAAGAAGCTGGAAATACTGATGAGATGAAGGCTAAGAAGGACGAATTAATGGAAGTTCTGCAACAATTAACGGTAAAACTTTACGAAGCTAACCAAGCAGAGGGCCAAAATGAAAATCAAGATAATAATGATGATGGTACCGTTGAAGGTGACTTCGAAGAAGTAAATGACGATAAATAATCGACTATAGTAGGCTTGTCCCTGGCTTAAGGCAGGGACAAACTACTGTATCGAGGATAAGGGGGTAAAATATGGCTAAAGGAGATTACTATGACATTTTAGGTGTCAGTAAAGACGCCAGCCAGAAAGATATCAAGCGTGCTTACCGTAAACTAGCAAAAAAATACCATCCTGATTTAAACCATGATCCCGGTGCTGAAGAAAAATATAAAGAAGTAACGGAAGCATATGAAGTTTTAAGTGATGAAAACAAACGGAAACAATATGATCAGTTTGGTCATGCTGGTGCAAATGGTGGCTTCGGTGGCTTTGGCAATGGAAGTTATCAATCCTACTCAGGACAAGGTTTCTCTGGCTTTGAAGATATCTTCGATCAGTTCTTTGGTGGTCAAGGTGGCTTCGGTGGCTTTGGCTCGTCTGCTAGCCAACGGTCTAGGACTGCACCTCGCCGTGGGGATGACTTACAATACACCATGGATTTAAGCTTTGAAGAAGCTATCTTTGGTAAAGAAGAAACGATCTCATATAAACGCGAAGAAGCTTGCCAGGTTTGTGAAGGCTCTGGTGCTAAGCCGGGAACGTCGAAGAAAACTTGTCCAACCTGTAATGGACAAGGGGTCGTTCAACAAGTAAGAAATACCCCATTTGGACAAATGGCTAGTCAAACCACCTGTAGCCAGTGTCAAGGTGAAGGTAAAATTATCGAAGACCCATGTACTAATTGCCAAGGAAGCGGTCGAGAAGAGAAGACCCATACGGTTAAAGTGAAGGTTCCAGCAGGTGTCGAAGATGGGCAATCGATTCGTCTTTCCGGACAAGGTTCAGCTGGCTACAATAAGGGTCCAGCTGGGGACCTCTATGTGGTTTTCCGTGTAGCTAAAAGTAATATCTTCCAACGCAAAGGGTCACAAATCAGTATTGACTTGCCTCTAAACTTTGCCCAAGCCGCTCTGGGTGATGAAGTTGAGGTTCCAACCGTTCACGGCAAAGTGAACCTTAAGATTCCTGCAGGTACACAAAGCGGAGATACTAT
This genomic interval carries:
- the dnaJ gene encoding molecular chaperone DnaJ; translated protein: MAKGDYYDILGVSKDASQKDIKRAYRKLAKKYHPDLNHDPGAEEKYKEVTEAYEVLSDENKRKQYDQFGHAGANGGFGGFGNGSYQSYSGQGFSGFEDIFDQFFGGQGGFGGFGSSASQRSRTAPRRGDDLQYTMDLSFEEAIFGKEETISYKREEACQVCEGSGAKPGTSKKTCPTCNGQGVVQQVRNTPFGQMASQTTCSQCQGEGKIIEDPCTNCQGSGREEKTHTVKVKVPAGVEDGQSIRLSGQGSAGYNKGPAGDLYVVFRVAKSNIFQRKGSQISIDLPLNFAQAALGDEVEVPTVHGKVNLKIPAGTQSGDTIRLRGKGAPVLNRDRNGDQLVNIKIITPKHLNDKQKAALRDYAKASGNNVTEEEKNFFDKIKDAFS
- the dnaK gene encoding molecular chaperone DnaK encodes the protein MSKIIGIDLGTTNSAVSVLEGGEPVIITNPEGNRTSPSVVAFKDGEIQVGEVAKRQMVTNPNTVASIKRHMGESGYKVHVNDKDYTPEEISAMILQYLKGYAEDYLGESVSKAVITVPAYFNDAQRQATKDAGKIAGLEVERIVNEPTAAALAYGLDKDDKDEQILVFDLGGGTFDVSVLELGDGVFEVLSTAGDNKLGGDDFDQRIVDYLVEEFKKDNGIDLSNDKMAMQRLKDAAEKAKKDLSGVTSTQISLPFISAGESGPLHLELTLTRAKFNELTDDLVDRTTKPVQQALADADLSKSDIDQVILVGGSTRIPAVVDHVKELTGQDPHRGVNPDEVVAMGAAIQGGVITGDVKDVVLLDVTPLSLGIETMGGVFTKLIDRNTTIPTSKSQVFSTAADNQPAVDIHVLQGERPMAADNKTLGRFQLTDINPAPRGVPQIEVKFDIDKNGIVNVSATDKGTGKEQAITIQSNSGLTDEEIDRMMKDAEANAEEDNKRKEEAELKNEVEQIIHQTEKTTKDVEGKADQADIDKANQLKDELKAAQEAGNTDEMKAKKDELMEVLQQLTVKLYEANQAEGQNENQDNNDDGTVEGDFEEVNDDK